A region from the Lolium perenne isolate Kyuss_39 chromosome 4, Kyuss_2.0, whole genome shotgun sequence genome encodes:
- the LOC127348079 gene encoding 4-coumarate--CoA ligase-like 4: MDPRSGYCAATRVFRSKRADVPLPADPDLDVVTFLATRRHSGVVALVDAATGRTTTFAELWRAVAGAATALSAPPFSLRKGHVALILSPNSVHFPVAALAAMSLGAVVTTANPLNTAAEIAKQVADACPVLAFTTRDLLPKLPRSAQADLKIILLEPAHDHRLPTTIDPRIIATIDEISATTPNPSRRRDRVTQDDQATLLYSSGTTGPSKGVVATHRNLISMVQIVMNRFRLDDSADATETFLCTVPMFHVYGLVAFATGLLGCGATVVVLSKFELPEMLRCITAYGVTYLPLVPPILVAMVAHPKPLPLGNLRKVLSGGAPLSRELIEGFRDKYPRVEILQGYGLTESTAIGASTDSAEESRRYGTAGLLSPNTEAKIVDPDSGEALPVNRTGELWIRGPYVMKGYFKNAEATQSTVTPDGWLKTGDLCYIDEDGYLFVVDRLKELIKYKGYQVPPAELEALLLTHPDVTDVAVIPFPDREVGQFPMAYVVRKKGSNLSAAEVMEFVAKQVAPYKKVRKVAFVTDIPKNASGKILRKDLIKLATSKL, encoded by the exons ATGGACCCGCGGAGCGGCTACTGCGCCGCCACGCGCGTCTTCCGGAGCAAGCGCGCCGACGTGCCGCTGCCGGCCGACCCGGACCTCGACGTCGTCACCTTCCTCGCCACCCGCCGCCACTCGGGCGTCGTCGCGCTCGTCGACGCCGCCACGGGCCGCACGACCACCTTCGCCGAGCTCTGGCGCGCGGTGGCCGGGGCCGCCACCGCGCTCTCCGCGCCGCCCTTCTCCCTGCGCAAGGGCCACGTCGCGCTCATCCTCTCCCCCAATTCCGTCCACTTCCCCGTCGCCGCGCTCGCCGCCATGTCCCTCGGCGCCGTCGTCACCACCGCCAACCCGCTCAACACCGCCGCCGAGATCGCCAAGCAGGTCGCCGACGCTTGCCCCGTGCTCGCCTTCACCACCCGCGACCTCCTCCCCAAGCTCCCCCGCTCCGCCCAAGCCGACCTCAAAATCATCCTCCTCGAACCCGCCCACGACCACCGCCTCCCCACCACCATCGACCCACGAATCATCGCCACCATCGACGAGATCTCCGCCACCACGCCCAACCCATCCCGCCGGCGCGACCGCGTCACGCAGGACGACCAGGCCACGCTGCTCTACTCCTCCGGCACGACGGGGCCCAGCAAGGGCGTGGTGGCCACGCACCGGAACCTCATCTCCATGGTGCAGATCGTGATGAACCGCTTCCGCCTCGACGACTCGGCGGACGCCACGGAGACCTTCCTCTGCACGGTGCCCATGTTCCACGTCTACGGCCTCGTCGCCTTCGCCACGGGCCTGCTCGGCTGCGGCGCCACCGTCGTCGTGCTCTCCAAGTTCGAGCTCCCCGAGATGCTCCGCTGCATCACCGCCTACGGGGTCACCTACCTGCCGCTCGTGCCGCCCATCCTCGTCGCCATGGTCGCGCACCCCAAACCTCTACCCCTCGGCAACCTCCGCAAGGTGCTCTCCGGAGGCGCGCCGCTCAGCAGGGAGCTCATCGAGGGGTTCAGGGACAAGTACCCGCGGGTGGAGATCCTGCAGGGGTACGGCCTAACCGAAAGCACGGCCATCGGCGCCTCCACGGACTCCGCCGAGGAGAGCCGCCGGTACGGGACGGCCGGCCTCCTCTCGCCCAACACCGAGGCCAAGATCGTCGACCCGGACTCCGGCGAGGCGCTGCCGGTCAACCGCACCGGCGAGCTATGGATCAGGGGACCATACGTCATGAAAG GCTACTTCAAGAATGCAGAGGCAACACAATCCACAGTGACACCTGATGGGTGGCTCAAGACTGGTGATCTCTGCTACATAGACGAAGATGGGTATCTCTTCGTGGTGGATCGTCTGAAGGAGTTGATCAAATACAAAGGATATCAG GTTCCCCCGGCAGAGTTGGAAGCTCTTCTGCTGACACATCCAGACGTTACTGATGTGGCTGTTATCCC GTTTCCGGACAGAGAGGTCGGTCAGTTCCCGATGGCCTACGTCGTGAGGAAGAAAGGGAGCAACTTGTCAGCGGCCGAGGTGATGGAGTTTGTGGCGAAACAG GTAGCGCCTTACAAGAAGGTCAGGAAGGTGGCGTTCGTGACA